The Synergistes jonesii genomic sequence TGGGGCATCACGCCGGGGTGCGCGCCGTAGAGCGCACGGTGCGCGCCGCCAAAGAACTCGGCATTCCCTACGTTTCGCTTTACGCCTTTTCCACCGAAAACTGGAAGCGCTCTCAGAGCGAAGTGGCGGGGCTGATGGGGCTTTTCCGCTATTATATGCGCTCTAAGCTGGCCGAACTGTGCAAAGAGGAGTGCCGCGTGCGCTTCGCAGGCGACCTCGACGCTCTGCCGGATGACATCGTGCAGATACTGCGCGAGGTCGAGGAAAGGACGAAAATTTACGCGGAGCGTCAGCTCATCATATGTCTTAATTACGGTGGGCGCAAAGAAATCCTTGACGCAATAAATAAAATAACTGCCCAAAATATCAAGGTGCCAATTACCGAAGAGATACTGCGTGCGAACCTCTATCTGCCCGACGTGCCCGACCCGGACCTGATCATACGCACGAGCGGAGAACTGCGGCTGAGCAATTTCTGGCTGTGGCAGAGCTCTTACAGCGAATATTATTTTACCGGCCAGTATTGGCCGGACTTCGATAAAGCGAGCCTCGAAGAGGCTGCGAAAGATTACTATGAAAGGGAGCGCCGTTATGGGAAAGCTTAGGGATTTTCTTCTTTCGAGCCCGGAGCTGAAGCTCAGGACCGTCAGCAGTATTTTTATCGTTCTTCTCGTCATAGGCGGGATTCTTCTCGGAGGTTTCTGGTGGAGCGCGATCGTCGTTCTGATCGCGACGCTTTCGCTGCGCGAGTTCTATAAGCTGCAGTCTGAAAGGATATCGTCCTCGCCTCTCCTGCTTCTTCTCTCGGGGCTCTGCATCCTGCTTGGGA encodes the following:
- the uppS gene encoding polyprenyl diphosphate synthase; its protein translation is MEKKKLEHVAIIMDGNGRWAKAKRLPRIMGHHAGVRAVERTVRAAKELGIPYVSLYAFSTENWKRSQSEVAGLMGLFRYYMRSKLAELCKEECRVRFAGDLDALPDDIVQILREVEERTKIYAERQLIICLNYGGRKEILDAINKITAQNIKVPITEEILRANLYLPDVPDPDLIIRTSGELRLSNFWLWQSSYSEYYFTGQYWPDFDKASLEEAAKDYYERERRYGKA